One segment of Brassica napus cultivar Da-Ae chromosome C3, Da-Ae, whole genome shotgun sequence DNA contains the following:
- the LOC106355512 gene encoding uncharacterized protein LOC106355512: MRHHLIEGLKDQYMTIENPLDLWNALKHRYDHQKMVLLPKARHDWMHLKFMDYKSVDEYNSALFKIVSILRLCGEEVSDVMMLEKTYTTFNQSNSVLQQQYRTKGFATYTDLISCLLLDEANNELLMKNSGARPAGTAPLPEAHEVEKKDPKETYYTQDNRKPYGNSRGGYRGRRRDNHNGRDNYSTGRKGNHNNRGRGSNYGRGRGSYGRGRGGISKPSYTSKSLCHR; the protein is encoded by the coding sequence atgcgccatcatctcattgaaggtcttaaagatcagtacatgacgATTGAGAATCCATTGGATCTTTGGAATGCTTTAAAGcacagatatgatcaccaaaagatggtgttgcttccaaaggcaagGCACGACTGGATGCATCTCAAATTCATGGACTATAAGTCGGTGGATGAGTATAATTCAGCCTTGTTCAAGATAGTTTCAATACTAAGGCTTTGTGGTGAAGAAGTCTCCGATGTGatgatgcttgaaaagacctaCACGACTTTTAATCAGTCGAATTCTGTGTTGCAACAGCAATATAGAACAAAAGGTTttgccacatatactgatctgatctcatgtctaCTCTTGGACGAAGCAAACAATGAGCTTCTTATGAAGAATAGTGGAGCTAGACCGGCCGGGACAGCACCATTACCCGAAGCCCATGAggttgaaaagaaagatcccaaagaGACCTACTACACCCAAGACAACAGGAAACCATACGGCAATAGCCGTGGTGGGTACAGGGGGCGTAGGCGTGACAATCATAACGGTCGAGACAACTACTCAACCGGCCgaaaaggaaaccacaataaccgtggtcgtggttccaattacggtCGGGGCCGAGGGAGTTATGGCCGTGGacgaggtggcatatccaaaccatcttacacgtccaaGTCATTATGTCACAGATGA